The Thermococcus sibiricus MM 739 DNA window CCTCAAGGTGAGCTCTTTTATTTCTTTTTCAACTGCATATCAATTACGCTATCTCCTCTGTATCTTTTAAATCCCTCAGAGAACTCAATTTCGGCTTTTATGGTAATTAAAATCGCTTTTGTTCTTTCCAAGGGTATCACAATAAAGTCTAATCTTGTGCTCCTACTCTCTGAAAGCCGAGGTCGGGGATTTCTAATACAGCAGAATTTGGATCATCCTTACTCCTCTGCAATTTTAGAGGATTCCAAGGATATCCATCGGGAGTCTTTAAATAAACTTCCGCACTAACATTTGGTGTTATAACAAGCTTTAGGCTCCTAGTTTTCCATCCATCTCTATGCCACACATGAACTCGGAAAGAAATTACATCCTCTGAGTAATAGCCTCTCTCCATAAGGGAAAGAGTTGCAGCCCTTTCGCCTTTTGAATCATAAAAGTTGGAATGGACTTCATCAGGTTCTCTGACTTCTTCGTTTCTGAGACTTTCGACTGAAAGAGCCTTAACGCTCAATGCACAAACTACAAGCAATAGGATTATGGATATCGGCAGTTTAGAACTTTTCTTCATACCTATCCACCATTAAGTATTTTTATACTTTTGACGTATTTATGTGTTTTCATTGTTAGGTAGTAATGCTCGAGATTTTAGAAAAGCTTCATAGTAGGCTTTTTCCTATCATTTCCTTTGGCTTCTCCACGCCAAAGAACTTCAGTATTGTGGGAGCAATATCATAAAGAGTCGGATTTTCTAAGTTTGCTTTCTCAAAACCCCATAAAATAAGCGGAACCTTTATCACGGGCTTATTTAAAGACCCATGCATGCCTTTTACCCAGTGACTTGGGCCTTTTATTCCATCGCAAAACCTGTGGGAACAGAACCAGTAACCTTCTTTGGCAGAAACAATGAGCTCTCCACTGTTTGGAGTATTTAGGTGTGGTAAGTCCTCTCTGAAAAAGACGTACTTTACACCGGGAGCTCTTTTCAATATTGAATATACCTCCTCGGCTTCTGCGGGGTTTTTTAGATAAACGTGTACTCCTCCCCCAGATGAGACTCTAAGGGTCTCGATGCTATGTTTCTTGAGATAGTTTTTCAGGTTCACCCACGTGTGAACATTTTCCTGCCCGTGATCGGCAAATATTATAAACGCATACTCGTCCCTAAGTCTCTCCCACAAAACGTTTAGTGCTGTATCTACGGTTTCAACGGCTTTCATAGCTTCATCGCTCAAAGGTCCATAATCGTGTTGCATTCCATCAATCGAGCAGAGGTGGACTAAAAGCAAATCGGGTTTGCATTCTTCATAGAGATACAGAGCCGAATTCAAAACCCAGCGATCTTTTCTCCAGTCTCTCCCATATTCTCTATAAAGAGTATCATCATTGAAGAATGGTGGAAAGATTCTAACGTGGGTGCCGCTGAAGGGAGGCATTGTATAGCCACTAACAGAAGCGCTTCTTATTCCCCTTTCTCTGAGAATATCAACTACGGTTTTTGTCGTTATGATCTTGTGGGGATTAAAAGCAATTTCATAGTCGTAGAAATTTACCTTTCTATCAGATATTCTATCGTAATAACCGTTTTCCACAACGCCATGAATCCTCGGAGGAACCCCGGTAACTACGCTTGTATGAACTAAATCCGTAAGTGTGGGAAATATTGACTCAACAACTTCAAAAAATCCTTTCTCTACCAGCTCACTTAAAAACGGCATGTGTTTTAAATTGTAAACTCCACTACCATCGATGCTTATAAGCGCGAGTTTTCTCCTCATAAAGTAAGCTACGAAAAGTGGGTTAAAAAGTTTAACTTTGGTGGAGCTTGAAGTAGGTTGTATCTCTACTATTCCTTTTGGACAACTTCAATCTCTTCCAATTTTGGAAATTCTCTTAAAAGCAATGCATATTGTTTCTCTTCAAGGGCTTCTCTCTTTACTGGAATGACTGTTACGGTATCGGTAAGGGTGGAGTAATCTTTCAGAGATGTGAGGAACTTAAACACCGATTCAAAGCCATTCTCTATCATTAAGTACTCAAAACCATCAATTATGATGCTTTTTGGTCCTTTTTCTGATCTCATAAAAGAGATTAGTTCGTGTGCAAAGCGTTCAAGATTGTGTGGATGAATCGCGTCGGGGACTTCAACTTTTGCTAACCATATAACTGGAACTTCGACTCCTAGTTTTGATTTTAAGTCTTCAGGTTTTTGTCGTGTTATTATGATAGCTTTTCTTCCTTGTAGCAGAGTTTTGCATTTTTCGTAGAATCTTTTTTGCTCTGTTATATAAACTCCTGAGGGAATGATCTTAGCAAGTTTGCCAGGTAATGGTTGAACAATAGGTATAATTCTATATTTTTGAATTAAACTCCTAAACAGCTTTATCCAAGCATAGACTAGAATGATCCCAAAAATGTTTATCAGGAAATTAGCGATGCTATTTAATATCCTAGCAGTTTTTTCATCTACCTCAATGAGACCTGCTCTATCTAAGTTTAGGGGTAGAAAGAATAACTTTGATATAGCATAAATGGCGAAACTAATTATCAACAGGTCATAAAACCGAAGAATATGTTGTGGAGCTCTTTTCTTAAGTTCTCTACGAACTAAGAGGGCCAAAAATACGATAATAAACCGAAGAATTAAATTCCCAATTGCAGCGGCAGCCCCTATTAGATCAGCCATAGTCTATCCCTTCTTGGAAGACTCTCTAGCCGAATAAAGCAATTTTATATTAGGCTTTGGAAGTATATAAAGGTTATCTAAGTTTTAAGTAATAATCGAGGGTTCTCTGCTTTCTCAATTGTAGAATCCAGCTTTTTTCCAGATATTTCTCAAGCTTCAGCTCGAGTAACTTCTTGAGTTCATTAAGGGCTTCTTGGAGTGTGTTAAATCTTCCCACCGGGTTCCCCATGGCCTTTTTGACTCCAACCCTTATCTGCCATACCCCTACTGGGGCATAATACTTTGGGGTTACTTCTCTGAAGACTATTATTCTCGCTTGTCTTCTTCTCTGCCTGAGACTTTCAAGAACACTCAGTCTAGCCGCATAATAAGCCCCGGTAGTCTCTTCAGCGTAGCCTTTAATTCCGCGAAAGTCCTCATAATCGTGAATTACTTTCGGTTCATCACTTCCAAAAAGAGAACCCTTAAGCCATACTTCAAGGAGCTCAAAAGCATAAGTTTCAGGCATTAAAATAACTGCATATCTGTTGCCTAGGAATTCGTGAAAGTAAAGCTCAAATTCATTTATGGGTTCATAATGCAGAATTTCTTTCCTTAGCCTTTTACCTATTGTATCTTGCACCGCCGTGATGCTCCACCTTGTTGGAACGAGCTTTCTGTTGATTCCAAGAAGGCCAGCTGAGAGAAGCCTTATTATGTAATACTCATCAAAGCTCCAGTTATATAGACGCATAATGGCTGTTTCAGCTTTTAACTCGTCATTAACGATGTAGTCCGTTCTTTTTGGAATTTTTGGATTTTCAGTGAGTTCAAAGTCGAGGAGTTCGGCTTTTGGGCCCACAGGAGGTGCAAACTCACTTGGAAGAACTTTTAGAATGGGTCTCTTCTTAAGCAAAATTTCACTATCAACTGGCCTTACTGACATTGCTAGTTCTTGAACTTCACTTAAAATTCTTTCACTCTTTCTAACATTAACATCAGCTTTCATCTCTCCCATCACAAGTAGAGAACGGTAATACAGGATATCTTTAATTCTCTTGTTTTCCCATTTTAGAGGGCTATCGAGGTGGGAAGTGTTCCCCTCGATTGGTGGCACAAGAGGGCCAATTCGAACTTTGGGGTAACCATATTCTCCAACAAAGATGCTGGGGGGAGATGAACCGAAAATATCCCTGCGATTTATTCGCTCCTCTATGGTCTTAGCTACTCTAAATCGTTCGAGAATTGGACAGGTAGGTCGACCACACAGTAGTTTTCTCCCTTTGCAAATAGCACACAATTTTGAGTTAAAGAGCTCCATCAGTTTTAAATAGCGAGGAGGAGTATTTATATCTATCCTCAGCGTTGCCGTTTGCGAAAGATTTAAATACCCTCCCAAACTCCTTAATGTTGAACGTGCCGCGGTAGCCTAGCCTGGTATGGCGTCGGCCTGCTAAGCCGATGGGCGTGGTCCCTCCGGGGTTCAAATCCCCGCCGCGGCGCCAAAAAACTTCTTTGAGTAAAATGCCGGGATAGCCTAGAGGCGAGGCGGCGGACTGCAGATCCGCTTTACGGGGGTTCAAATCCCCCTCCCGGCTCCAGTTTAGAGGTTTTTTAGACCTGAGCCAGTGAGGGGTATTAGAACTTTTGAACCCGTTTCAAAGTATCCCTCTTCTAAAAGGGACTTGAATGCACCATAGGCCGTTGCAGATGTGGGTTCTACCAAAAACCCCATAGAAGTCAATTCTTTTAGGGCACTGCTTATCTCTTCATCGCCAACAGAAATACAAGTTCCTGCGGTCTCCTCTAGGATTTTGAGCATCTGTTCTTTTCGTGGTGGTTCTGGAATTGCTATTCCCTCTGCAAGTTTGCTCTCTTCATGACTTTTTTCACATAAGCTCTCGTAACCTTTTCCCTGAACAGCTATCATTTTGGGGATTTTGCTATTTCCAAGGATATGTAGCTCTTTAAATCCTTTGTAAAGGCCTAAAAATAGGCTTCCACTACCTACAGGAGTCATGGCATAATCTACATTTCCAATTTGTTCATAAACTTCATATGCGGCTACTTTTGTTCCTTCAATGAAATAGGGATTGTACCAGTGGGAGATATACAGGCCCTTCTCGAAGCTTACTGCTTTTTTATGTACTTCCATTCTTGAACCCTTTATTTCGTGGACTTCAGCTTCTAATCGCTTAAGAAGCTTTTTCTTTCCTTCACTTGTGTGATCTGGAATGAAGAGGTGAGCTTTTATCCCCTCGCTTTTTGTAAATAGAGCTAAGCTTAGGGCTGCATTTCCAGAGGAATCCAGAGTTACTTCATTTATTCCATTTTCTTTAAGTTTGGATATTGTTACGTAAGTTCCTCGGTCTTTAAAGGATCCACTTGGCATGAGGTACTCAAGTTTGAAGAAAACTTTAATCCCTTTTATTTCTCTTTCGACGGTTGGAGTTATTGGAAGCCTTAAATGTGGTAGAAATTCTTCCTTTACAGGAATGAAATGAAGGTATCGTCTCACGTCTAAGTATTCTCTCTTAAGTGAAGAGTCAAAATCACCTCCAAATTCTTCGACATAGTCCAAAACCCCTCCACAGTCACACATAATTTTGAAGCCTTTATGCATCTTTCCACATTTCTGGCATCTTAACATAATATCACCCTCTTGTTATATGGGTTTCTTTTATATAGGTCTTTTTCAAAATAATTGTGGGGGTGGCGACATGAAGAAGTTTATGCCTGCAGATAGACCTCAAACTGAAGAAAGGTATCAATATCATATAGCTTGTAAACCTGGAGATGTTGCGAGATATGTGCTCCTTCCAGGTGACCCAGAGAGGGTTCCTAGGATAAGTGCACTTTGGGATGAAGCAAAAGAAATAGCTTTTCATAGAGAGTACAGAACTCACACTGGAAAATACAAAGGGGTGCCGATAAGTGTTGTTTCAACAGGGATTGGAGGACCATCAGCAGCAATAGCTATTGAAGAACTTGCAGCTATAGGGGCTGATACTTTCATTAGGGTAGGTTCTACCGGTGCAATTCAACCCGGAATTGAAATTGGCGATTTGATAATAGCAAAGGCAGCTGTGAGGCTTGAAGGAACATCGAAGCAGTATGTAAGGGCCGAATATCCCGCAAGTGCAGACATTGAGGTCACTTTGGCATTGATTGAAGCTGCTGAAACTTTAGGAGTTAAGTATCATGTAGGAATAACTGCCTCTACTGATAGCTTCTATGTGGGACAAGCGAGACCTGGATTAGATGGTTACTTCCCAAGTTTTGCAAAGCACCTTATAGATGATCTAAGGCAGGCTAAAGTTACGAACTTCGAGATGGAAGCTGCAACACTGTACACTTTGGCGAACATTTATGGCCTCAGAGCTGGCTGTGTCTGTGCAGTCTTTGCGAATAGAATAACGAATGAGTTTGGAAAAGCTGGGGAAAAAGAAGCGACATTGGTTGCAAGTGAAGCTGTCAAAATCCTTCACGAATGGGACGAAGAGAAAGAGAAAAAAGGCAAAAAAGTCTGGTTCCCAAGTTTGAGGAAGCTTTAACCCTTCTTTTTTATTTAATTAAGGAATTCTGGAGTTCTTGAGCTTCAATACTAAATGTCTTTCCATAGTCCTCAAAGTCAATCGATTTTATTACTTGGAAGTGTATTTTCCTTTCCGATAGCAGCACAAGGAAGCTCCTGCTCGAATGTTCCCTGAACTCCTGAAGAATTTCTTCGTTTATAAGTGATGTGTTAATTAAAGTTACCAGTATCCTTTTTTCATTACCAAGGAAAGGTCGTATTATTGTTCCGAAAAACGTTTCTAGGGCCCTAGGATCATCTTCGTAAAGCTTTATAAGCTTCTCAATTCCAACAACAATTCTTATGCCAAACTCATTATCTTCTTCCCTTTGAAACTCTTTAAGAGCTTCCAGATACTGTTCTCTCCATATGGAAATCTCACTTTTTAGCTCTATTCTCTTGAGAATTTTGCCTGTTTTTATTATTCCACCGAATTTAATTACTGGTAAATTTTCTATAAAAGATGAGTCAATACCTGCAAGCTCAAGATGGGCTTTTAAAAGGTGAAGTTGGTCAAGTATGTCAACCAGAAGTACTTTCGTGTTTCTTTGCTTTCTCTGCTTTACATAGTTAATGATGGTGCAGAAGGTAAGGTGAATTGGCTCGGAAGAAGTATGCTCCACCAAGACATCTTCTCCCTTTCTTATTTTTTTAAGCTGATTAAAAATATCTCTCTCAAAAGTTTCCATGTTTCTCGCCCTCCTATGGATTTTGTCATATGAATATTCTAAAATTGAAATAGTTCATCCTATATGGGATACTCATGGGACTATAAAAAGTTTCTTACGAATATTTTTAGGTTATATATAGCATTACTTAAAATGCAAAACCTTTGCCAATATTAGGTAAATAAACTTCAACGAACACAGAAAAAAACACTCCTAATCAAAAGTCCAAAAGCTCCAAGAATGCCCTGCCGTGTTTTAGGCTTGTTGAGTTTACTTGTTTGAGATGCTCTAAAAAAGAAGGTTACTTCTAAAGGAATGGTGCGGGGGACGGGATTCGAACCCGCGTAGCCCTACGGCACCGGATCTTAAGTCCGGCCCCTTTGGCCAGGCTCGGGCACCCCCGCTCATAAGTGAAAGAGCGAGGTTTGATTAAAAAGCTTTCGGTACTAAAGATAAAAAGGTAAAGCTTAAAAAGAAATGTTTGTAAGTGAACACAGTCAAGATCATGGAGGGATTAAAATGGCGAGGTTTCCTGAAGCTGAGGCAAGAATATTTAGGAAGTATATATGTATGAGATGCGGTGCCACTAACCCTTGGAAAGCAGAGAAGTGTAGGAAGTGTGGTTACAAGGGATTAAGAGCAAAAGCCAAAGAACCTAGAGGAGGAGTTGGACGTTAGCTTCATTTGAGCTTTTCTAAAAGCTCTTCTATAAATTTTATTCCTTCTTCGAGGAGCTTTTCTCCCTTTTCAGTGAGTTTGTAATATTTTCTTGAGGGCCTTCCAGTCTCACTTTCTTGCCATTCTGAGGTGACATATCCGTCGTGTTCGAGCTTATAAAGTACAACATAGCTACTTACTGTGGCAGGTTCAAATCCAAAGTTTTCTCTAATTTTGTTTTTAAGTTCATAAGCATACATTGGTCGGTCTTTTAAAAGTCTAAGAATGTACATCCACAGGACTTCTTTTGTTATTTTTTCTTTTAATCTTTCCATAGGGGTTGTCATTTGTATCACCTTCAATGGTGCATATTATTTGAGTTTAAAACTTTTTAGTTGTATAAATATTTTAGCTTTCATAACATTTAAGCATTTTGTAATCAGCGAATCAAGACACAAAAGTATTTAATCCTAAGTTTCTAAAAAGTGAGTGGTGAAGCACCATGAATTTTGACTTTAGTGGAATAATGGGTGATATGAGTATTGGAGCCGTGGTGGGCTTTATAACTGGTTATGCACTTAAAAAGTTCATAAAAATAGTGCTCACATTAATAGGAGTTTATTTATTAAGTCTTTTTTGGCTTCAGCAAAAGGGAGTCATAACTATTAACACCGATGCACTCTTCAATCTTGCAGAAAGTGCGACTACATCAACTTTAACATTGGCAGATAAGGTAGTGGGGATTCTTCCAGGCACAGGGGCCTTTGTCGCTGGATTCTATCTTGGGTTCCGCAAAGGTTAAATCCTGCTTTATTTATTTTCTTTTATGAGCTATGAGAAGAAACTCATGGTGCGGCATTCTATAGCGAGTATAATTGCTCTTGCACTTTTCGGTGCTAGTAGGTTCATTTATAGCGCGGTTATTTCTCGGAGGTTTGGAGTAGAAGTGCTTGGTATAGCAAATTCTCTAATCTCTCAGGCCTTTTTGATTGCAATACCATTAAGCTTTTTTGCAGTTGCTTTGGGCAAGTATGCATCAGAGTTTTTGGCAAAGGGAGAGGATAGTAGAATAAGATCCATAGCCACATGGGGATTTTCATTTCCTTTTTTAGGGATACTTATAGGACCGTTTAATATTTATCTTGCTCTTTTGTCAACCCTGAGAGCATTTCAATTGACATTTAGAAGCTTTATTTATGGCCTCCACAGGGGAGAAGTATATGCTTATACAATGATCTTGGCGTTTTTCTTCTTTCTTGGCGGTTTCATATCTGAGAATTATTATCTTCCTTACATAGTCCTTCTCTTAACTATCTCGCTTTTTGCATTTTTTTATTTAGTTAAGAATGGGCTATTTGGAAGACCAAAAGCTAGAGATTTTAAGCTTCTTGTGAATTATTCTTCTTTTGCATTTCTTGGGACTCTTTCTGGAGTTTTTTTAGTCCAAGGCCCTTATTTTTTGAGTGAAAAACTGGCCAGCCCAAGGGTTGCTGGCATTGTCTCAGCCTCTCTTTCCTCAGCTTTTTTGCTTACTTATCTTCCTCAGGTTTTCCAATCAGCGGTAATGCCCCTTTATTCCTATAAATATGGGAAAGATGAAATGGATTATGTAAAAAGACTCGCCGAGAGTTCTACGAGAATCCTCTCATTTTTTGTGGCCATTATAGTTTTTATTCTCATTCTCTTGGGAAGAGAGATCCTTTCGATAATTTTTGGGTTTAACCTTGGTAATGAATTTTACTTGGCCCTTATGGCAATTGAAACATATATTGCCTATAATCCAAGCATAGTTGCCCTAAACTCAACAAAATACGTGAAATATGGGACTTTTGTGGCACTTTTTGGGGCGTTAGCTTCTTCTATTTTTTGGCTATTGTTGATAGCACCATTTGGAGAATATGGAGCTGTTGGAGGTTTGTTCTCTGGCTACTTAATTATACTTATTGGTACGGCACTTATTTCACGTAAAAAGCTTGGTGTTTCTTTTAATTCTTATTTTCCTTTTGCGACCGCTCTTTTATTCCAAAGTTTGATTTTTATGTCGAAGATAGCTGTTTTAGCCGGGTTCGGTGTATATTTAGTACTTAGGAGAAATGAGATACGGGAGTCTCTGGAAGTTTTTAAATCCCTCTGGATTGAAAGACAATAGAGGTTCTACATTGGAGAGTTCTTAGAAGTGGTGGCGCCCCGGCGGGGATTTGAACCCCGGACCTTGAGGTCCGCAGCCTCACGCCCTATCCAGACTAGGCCACCGGGGCATCCAAGGAAACTTTTGGAGGAGGCCTTATAAAATTTGCCTAACAATATTATTGAGGTGATCTAATGAACAGGCTCAATAAATTTTTGGGATACCTCGAGGAGTACAGTGGGGCATTAATAACTCCGGGAACAAACCTTTACTATCTAACCGGAATTTCTCCTCAGGCAACAGAAGAGAGGCTTTTCCTTTTGGTAATAAACAAAGGGGGTGAAAGCACTCTAATAGCACCCAAATTATATGAAAATGAAGTTGACTGGGAGAGCACAATATTCTGGAGTGATGAGGAAGATCCCTATAAGCTCCTTAAAAAAGTCCTGACGTTGTTAAACTTAACGAGTGGTAGAATTCTGGTGGAGGATACAATGAGGGCGAGCTTTCTGATTAACATTGAGAAGCTTTTGAGAAACTACGAGCTTGTCCCCCTAAGCAATGTTACTAGGGAAATGAGAATGAGAAAAGACGAAGAAGAAATAAAGTTGATGAAAAAAGCAGCTCAGATAGCGGATGAAGTTTTCTATGAGATGATAAGTAGAGGCCTGGATGGCAAAAGTGAGAAGCAGGTGGCACTGGAGATTGAGTTTTTGATTCGAGAAAAGGGCGATGGGATCTCATTTGCTCCTATAGTTGCAGCTGGTGAAAATGCAGCAAATCCTCACCATACTCCCAGTGAGAGGAAAATAAGACGTGGAGACATTGTGGTGCTCGACTTTGGAGCAAAATACAGAGGATACTGCTCAGATATAACACGAACCGTAGCAATTGGAGAGATTAATGAAAAACTCAGAGAGGTGTATGAAGTCGTTAGAGAGGCCCAAGAAAGGGCTTTTCAAACGGTTCGCGAGGGAATAAGGGCTAGGGAAGTTGATAGTGTAGCGAGAGAATACATATCGGCCAAAGGTTATGGAGAGTATTTCATTCATAGGACAGGCCACGGTTTGGGCCTGGATGTTCATGAAGAACCTTACATAGGCTCAAAAAATGAAAGGGTGCTCGAGAGGGGCATGACATTCACCATCGAACCCGGAATTTATATCTCCCAGCTTGGAGGAGTGAGGATAGAGGACGATGTTGTGGTAGAAGGGAAAAAAGGGAGAAGACTGACGAATGCAGAGAGAGAGTTAATAAAGCTTTGAACCTCCTACATACGCTTCCAGAACTTTTATATTTTTCAGTTCCCTTTCCTCCACCTCAAAGGGGTCTTTATCAACAATAATAAAGTCTGCGAGTTTCTCCTCTTCAAGTGTCCCGAGCTCATTTTCGGAATGCATTATGTACGCGGAGCCATAGATGTAAAGATGCAGGGCTTCTTCAAGAGATACGCACTCTTCTTCTGTGTATTTGTAGGTCTCAATGCCCTCGAATTTCCCCCTAGTTACCGCTGCATACACCGTCTCCCACGGGTTTACTACCTCTATTGGAGAGTCTGTCCCAAAGCCTATTGGAATGCCTTTTTTGAGCATGCTGTTAAATGGGTAAATCCACTTGGCCCTCTCTTTTCCAACTCTCTGCACGGCCCACCAGTCACTTATCACGAATCTCGGCTGCACCGAGACCACAACCCCAAGTTTTTTCATTCTCTCTATCTGATCCTCTCTGATAATTGAAGCATGCTCTATGCGGTATCTCTCTTCCCCAAATTTTTCATAAATGTCCAGCACCATGTCAATGGTTCTATCCCCTATTGCATGGACTGCCATTTGGAGACCTAGTTGTTGTGCTTCTTGAACGATTGTTTCTAGCTCTTCTTTGCTTATATTGGGATGGCCGCTTGTAGGAGCATCTTCATAGGGTTTAGAAAGCCATGCTGTTCGAGCTCCAAGGCTCCCATCAGCAAGAATCTTTATCCCCATGATCTTTACCCTCTTACTTCCAATATTTTTAGTAAGGCCAAGTTTTTTCAATTCCTCAAGAAGGGAGGGATTGAGGTATACAAACACCCTAATAGGGAGCTTTCCTTCGCTATCTAATTCCAAAAGTGCCCTAAGGCTTTTTTCGTTTACACTCACGAAGCCAATGCTTGTAACTCCTTGAGAGAGCGCAAACTTGGCTCCTTCTTCAATAAATTGTTTGTAGTCTTCAATCGTTAGATTTTGGTTGATTACATCTCTAACCCTCTCTAAAGCGTTTTCTTTTACTATTCCCCTTTCCAGATCTACGTCTTCCCCTTCCTCAAGCCCTATGAGCTCAATTGCCTTTGTGTTTAGAACCGCCGCATGGAAGCATGTACGAGACAGAAATACCGGCCGGTCTTTAATAACCTCATCTATGTCTTCCTTTGTTGGATATCGCCCCAAATCTTCTTGGTCCCATCCGAAGCCGAGAATCCATGTTGTCTTCACGCTTTCTGCATATTTTTTGAGCTTTTCCTTAAACTCATCGATACTAGTTGTTCCATTGAGATCCAACATGTGCAGAGACTGACCGAGGGAGTTTAGGTGCGTATGAGAATCTATAAACCCCGGCAAAATCGTTTTTCCTTGAAGGTCTATTATCTCTCCTCCAAGTTCTTTGACAATTTTGGTAGCTTTTTTGCTATCTCCAACATAGAGTATTTTCTCATGTGCTATTACAATTCCATCTGCAACTTTCTTTGGTTGAAAAGATGTGTAGATTTTTCCGTTGACAAAGGCATGGATCAATTTACTCACCCATAATTTTTTCATTATTTTATTTATATCATTGATGGTGGGGAAAAAGTCTTAAAGAGTGAGATTAATAATGAAATAACCGATGACGAGCGGTTTCGGAACTGAAGGGTGATGTGACCAGCTATCGCTGAGGCTCATATTTATAAATTCGGTCGGTAATCATAAGCCCGGTGAAGATAAATGTTCGGGAAACTTAAGGAAAAATTAAGCTTATTCGTTGATAAAGTTGCTCAGACTGAAATAAGCGAAAAGGACGTTGAGAATGCCCTTTGGGACCTTGAACTGGAACTCTTAGAGGCAGATGTTGCATTGGAAGTCGTAGATGAGCTCAAGGAGAGAATAAAGGAAAAGCTTGTGGGCCAAAAGGTTAAGATAGGTACTAACAAAAGGAATATTGTTGAAAACGCTGTTAGAGATGCTGTTTTGGAAGTTTTAACCCCTGAAAGGCATATAGATCTTTTGGAAATGATAAAGTCAAAGGAAGAAAAGCCATTTGTAATAGTTTTTGTAGGGTTCAATGGAGGCGGAA harbors:
- a CDS encoding aminopeptidase P family protein; amino-acid sequence: MNRLNKFLGYLEEYSGALITPGTNLYYLTGISPQATEERLFLLVINKGGESTLIAPKLYENEVDWESTIFWSDEEDPYKLLKKVLTLLNLTSGRILVEDTMRASFLINIEKLLRNYELVPLSNVTREMRMRKDEEEIKLMKKAAQIADEVFYEMISRGLDGKSEKQVALEIEFLIREKGDGISFAPIVAAGENAANPHHTPSERKIRRGDIVVLDFGAKYRGYCSDITRTVAIGEINEKLREVYEVVREAQERAFQTVREGIRAREVDSVAREYISAKGYGEYFIHRTGHGLGLDVHEEPYIGSKNERVLERGMTFTIEPGIYISQLGGVRIEDDVVVEGKKGRRLTNAERELIKL
- a CDS encoding amidohydrolase yields the protein MSKLIHAFVNGKIYTSFQPKKVADGIVIAHEKILYVGDSKKATKIVKELGGEIIDLQGKTILPGFIDSHTHLNSLGQSLHMLDLNGTTSIDEFKEKLKKYAESVKTTWILGFGWDQEDLGRYPTKEDIDEVIKDRPVFLSRTCFHAAVLNTKAIELIGLEEGEDVDLERGIVKENALERVRDVINQNLTIEDYKQFIEEGAKFALSQGVTSIGFVSVNEKSLRALLELDSEGKLPIRVFVYLNPSLLEELKKLGLTKNIGSKRVKIMGIKILADGSLGARTAWLSKPYEDAPTSGHPNISKEELETIVQEAQQLGLQMAVHAIGDRTIDMVLDIYEKFGEERYRIEHASIIREDQIERMKKLGVVVSVQPRFVISDWWAVQRVGKERAKWIYPFNSMLKKGIPIGFGTDSPIEVVNPWETVYAAVTRGKFEGIETYKYTEEECVSLEEALHLYIYGSAYIMHSENELGTLEEEKLADFIIVDKDPFEVEERELKNIKVLEAYVGGSKLY
- a CDS encoding lipopolysaccharide biosynthesis protein, which codes for MSYEKKLMVRHSIASIIALALFGASRFIYSAVISRRFGVEVLGIANSLISQAFLIAIPLSFFAVALGKYASEFLAKGEDSRIRSIATWGFSFPFLGILIGPFNIYLALLSTLRAFQLTFRSFIYGLHRGEVYAYTMILAFFFFLGGFISENYYLPYIVLLLTISLFAFFYLVKNGLFGRPKARDFKLLVNYSSFAFLGTLSGVFLVQGPYFLSEKLASPRVAGIVSASLSSAFLLTYLPQVFQSAVMPLYSYKYGKDEMDYVKRLAESSTRILSFFVAIIVFILILLGREILSIIFGFNLGNEFYLALMAIETYIAYNPSIVALNSTKYVKYGTFVALFGALASSIFWLLLIAPFGEYGAVGGLFSGYLIILIGTALISRKKLGVSFNSYFPFATALLFQSLIFMSKIAVLAGFGVYLVLRRNEIRESLEVFKSLWIERQ